One segment of Bacteroides caecimuris DNA contains the following:
- a CDS encoding type IA DNA topoisomerase produces MKTIIAEKPSVAREIARIVGATKREEGYFEGGGYAVTWAFGHLVQLAMPDGYGIRGFVRDNLPVIPDTFTLVPRQVKTDKGYKPDSGVVSQIKTVTRLFKESEQIIVATDAGREGELIFRYLYHYTGCTTPFVRLWISSLTDKAIRDGLRNLEAGDKYDNLYLAAKARSESDWLVGINGTQALSIAAGHGTYSVGRVQTPTLAMVCARYWENRRFTPEPFWQLHIATDGCDEGVVKFSSSEKWKEKEPATTLYNKVKEAGTATVTKAERKEKTEETPLLYDLTTLQKEANAKHGFTAEHTLEIAQKLYEKKLVTYPRTGSRYIPEDVFAEIPRLLAFIGSLPEWKEKVNPKAVPTRRSVDDGKVTDHHALLVTGEKPLFLSKEDNTVYQMIAGRMIEAFSEKCVKDTATVTAECAGVEFVAKGCIIRQAGWRAVYGVEDKEETTIPGWREGDTLPLKAASITEGKTKPKPLHTEATLLSAMETAGKEIEDDALRQALKDCGIGTPATRAAIIETLFKRGYMERCKKSLVPTEKGLALHSVVKTMRIADVAMTGEWEKNLARIERGELPADTFRKEIEAYTREITSELLSCDKLFSRRDSGCKCPKCGTGMMQFYGKVVRCDNAECGLPVFRLKANRSLSDDEIKDLLTEGHTKLLKGFKSKQGKSFDAIVTFDGDYNTTFVFPERKNKATSTRRRK; encoded by the coding sequence ATGAAGACAATCATTGCTGAAAAGCCATCCGTGGCACGTGAGATCGCCCGCATCGTGGGCGCGACAAAAAGAGAGGAAGGATATTTCGAGGGAGGCGGCTATGCCGTGACATGGGCGTTCGGACACCTCGTCCAGCTTGCCATGCCCGACGGCTACGGCATACGCGGCTTCGTCCGCGACAACCTGCCCGTCATACCGGATACCTTCACGCTCGTTCCCCGTCAGGTAAAGACGGACAAGGGCTACAAGCCCGACAGCGGCGTGGTGTCGCAGATCAAGACCGTCACCCGGCTATTCAAGGAAAGCGAACAGATCATCGTGGCGACCGATGCCGGACGCGAAGGGGAGCTTATCTTCCGCTACCTCTACCATTACACCGGATGCACCACGCCTTTCGTGCGCCTCTGGATAAGCTCGCTCACCGACAAGGCTATCCGCGATGGGCTGCGCAACCTCGAAGCGGGCGACAAATACGACAACCTCTACCTTGCCGCCAAAGCGCGGAGCGAATCCGACTGGCTCGTGGGCATCAACGGCACGCAGGCACTCTCCATCGCCGCCGGACACGGCACATATTCCGTCGGGCGGGTGCAGACACCCACGCTGGCGATGGTGTGCGCACGCTATTGGGAGAACCGCCGCTTCACGCCCGAACCCTTCTGGCAGCTCCATATCGCAACAGACGGTTGCGACGAAGGAGTGGTGAAGTTCTCCTCTTCCGAGAAATGGAAAGAGAAAGAACCTGCCACAACGCTATATAATAAGGTAAAGGAAGCAGGCACAGCCACCGTCACGAAAGCCGAGCGCAAGGAGAAGACGGAGGAAACTCCGCTTCTGTACGACCTGACCACGCTCCAGAAGGAAGCCAACGCCAAGCACGGCTTCACCGCCGAACATACGCTTGAAATCGCGCAGAAGCTCTATGAAAAGAAACTTGTCACCTATCCGAGAACGGGCAGCCGTTACATCCCCGAAGACGTGTTCGCCGAAATCCCCAGACTGCTCGCCTTCATCGGCAGCCTGCCCGAATGGAAAGAGAAAGTCAATCCGAAGGCAGTGCCGACACGCCGCAGCGTGGATGACGGCAAGGTGACGGACCACCACGCCCTGCTTGTCACGGGCGAGAAGCCGCTGTTCCTCTCCAAAGAGGACAATACCGTCTATCAGATGATTGCCGGGCGCATGATCGAGGCTTTCTCCGAAAAATGCGTCAAGGACACCGCCACCGTCACGGCGGAATGTGCCGGAGTGGAGTTCGTGGCAAAAGGCTGCATCATCAGGCAAGCCGGGTGGCGTGCCGTCTATGGCGTGGAAGACAAGGAGGAAACCACCATCCCCGGCTGGCGGGAAGGCGACACGCTGCCGCTGAAAGCCGCCTCCATCACGGAGGGCAAGACCAAGCCCAAGCCGCTGCATACCGAAGCCACCCTGCTGTCCGCTATGGAAACGGCGGGCAAGGAGATAGAGGACGACGCGCTGCGTCAGGCGTTGAAGGACTGCGGCATCGGCACGCCCGCCACCCGTGCGGCGATTATCGAAACGCTCTTCAAGCGCGGCTATATGGAACGCTGCAAGAAGTCGCTTGTGCCGACTGAAAAAGGGCTTGCCCTCCATTCGGTCGTGAAGACGATGCGCATCGCCGACGTCGCCATGACGGGCGAATGGGAGAAGAATCTGGCACGCATCGAGCGCGGTGAGCTGCCCGCCGACACCTTCCGCAAGGAGATAGAGGCTTACACACGCGAAATCACTTCCGAACTGCTCTCGTGCGACAAGCTGTTCTCCCGCAGGGATTCCGGCTGCAAGTGCCCCAAGTGCGGAACCGGCATGATGCAGTTCTACGGCAAGGTTGTCCGCTGCGACAACGCGGAGTGCGGGCTGCCCGTGTTCCGCCTGAAGGCAAACCGCTCCCTTTCCGACGACGAGATCAAAGACCTGCTCACCGAAGGGCACACGAAGCTGCTCAAAGGCTTCAAAAGCAAGCAGGGAAAGAGTTTCGATGCCATAGTAACCTTTGACGGGGACTACAACACGACTTTCGTGTTCCCCGAAAGGAAAAATAAGGCAACCTCTACGAGAAGAAGAAAATAA
- a CDS encoding helix-turn-helix domain-containing protein, protein MEIVIIEREAFETFMAEVSALTEKVDRLCARGTERRLKKWMDGEDVCRLLRLSPKTLQSMRDRGIVACSQVGRKFYYRSEDVVRLVSEKQEGAS, encoded by the coding sequence ATGGAAATCGTAATCATTGAAAGAGAGGCTTTCGAGACGTTTATGGCGGAGGTCTCGGCACTTACGGAAAAGGTGGACCGGCTTTGCGCGCGGGGAACGGAACGACGGTTGAAAAAATGGATGGACGGTGAGGACGTCTGCCGCCTGCTGCGCCTTAGCCCGAAAACATTGCAAAGTATGCGTGACAGGGGCATTGTCGCCTGTTCGCAGGTAGGCAGGAAGTTCTATTACAGGTCGGAAGACGTGGTACGGCTTGTTTCGGAAAAGCAGGAGGGGGCATCATGA
- a CDS encoding tyrosine-type recombinase/integrase, which produces MKTISFLSKAIEGYVKYRKASGRYSYSYIKNIIQFDHFCVREYPEQTELTQEIVDRWCRQRPTECTNSCVSRVYPVSDFIKYMKKRGMTKIDLPQVPRSVPRTYTPHPFTHDELKRFFDACDNIKPRRGRLAAIQRMTLPVFFRLLYSSGIRTTEAVLLERDDVNLENGVVSIKRGKGYDQHYVVLHDTMLPLMRIYDGKIDGLTPNRRVFFPTPDDKPHPPVWVTYHFRVLWQSCNSSHAIPYELRHNYAIENINSWTHQGFAVHDKLLALSKSMGHRQMESTLAYYSLTPAISDIIAYADSEIEQSLILETDEKED; this is translated from the coding sequence ATGAAGACAATTTCATTCCTATCCAAAGCTATAGAAGGATATGTAAAATACCGCAAGGCTTCCGGGCGTTACAGTTATAGCTATATCAAGAACATAATACAGTTCGACCATTTTTGCGTAAGGGAATATCCAGAGCAAACCGAACTTACCCAAGAAATCGTTGACAGGTGGTGTAGGCAACGTCCGACTGAATGCACAAACTCTTGCGTGTCACGTGTCTATCCTGTTTCGGACTTCATCAAGTACATGAAAAAGCGTGGAATGACGAAAATTGACTTGCCGCAAGTGCCAAGGTCTGTACCGAGAACTTATACGCCGCATCCTTTTACACACGATGAATTGAAACGCTTCTTTGACGCTTGCGACAACATAAAGCCAAGGCGTGGCAGACTCGCGGCTATCCAGCGCATGACACTGCCGGTGTTCTTCCGCTTACTGTATAGTTCAGGAATAAGGACAACCGAGGCCGTCCTGCTGGAACGCGATGACGTAAACCTTGAAAACGGCGTGGTATCCATCAAGCGCGGCAAAGGGTATGACCAACATTATGTAGTCCTCCATGACACAATGTTGCCCCTGATGCGTATTTATGACGGAAAAATAGATGGGCTGACTCCGAACCGCAGGGTGTTTTTCCCGACACCGGATGACAAGCCGCACCCTCCTGTATGGGTAACGTACCACTTCAGGGTGCTGTGGCAAAGCTGCAATTCATCCCACGCGATCCCATACGAACTGAGGCACAACTACGCCATAGAGAACATAAACAGCTGGACGCACCAAGGATTTGCAGTACACGACAAGTTATTAGCTCTAAGCAAGAGCATGGGACACAGACAAATGGAAAGCACATTGGCTTACTATTCTTTGACCCCTGCGATTTCTGATATAATAGCATATGCCGATAGCGAAATAGAACAATCATTAATATTAGAGACAGATGAAAAAGAAGATTAA
- a CDS encoding DUF4099 domain-containing protein: MAKKKDEKDVLIVRDEKTGEISVVAGLNADGSPKRTPAKAENAQSFLQFDRHGDVLDNFFKNFFRQCKEPSRFGFYRVAADQADKLLEVIKDLLKDPDGNKEMLAPHKVDTSGYEKKVQEEQAAEKPEQKQEEPKKQEEMEQKNEQNQESPQQTQGNRGYQPIDESKINWQELEEKWGVKRDDLEKSGDLTKMLNYGKSDLVRVSPNFGGEAFELDARLSFKKDSEGNVSLVPHFIRKEQKLDEYKEHKFSDEDRKNLRETGNLGRVVDIVDRETGEIIPSFISIDRKTNEITDIPANKVRIPERIGKTEITKQEQDMLRAGLPVRDKLIERKDGRKFVTTLQVNVEQRGVEFVPGTGRSPRAAQAQEAKNNPIQGQAQDAENAAAIQNGQRRNSWTNADGSIRPISKWSGVEFTEQQKADYVAGKAVKLENVTDKQGFHATMYIRFNPEKGRPYRYDTDPDNAQKVAPSNESRTQVAVNSEGKTNEATKNLKEPLRKGQTAPKDTAQQQQQENGKKRNKGMRM; the protein is encoded by the coding sequence ATGGCAAAGAAAAAAGACGAAAAGGACGTGCTGATTGTCCGTGACGAGAAGACGGGCGAAATCAGCGTGGTAGCCGGGCTTAATGCCGACGGCTCCCCCAAGCGCACCCCCGCGAAAGCGGAGAACGCGCAAAGTTTCCTGCAATTCGACCGCCACGGCGACGTGCTGGACAACTTCTTCAAGAACTTCTTCCGGCAGTGTAAGGAACCCAGCCGCTTCGGTTTCTACCGTGTCGCGGCAGACCAAGCCGACAAACTGCTGGAGGTTATCAAGGACTTGCTGAAAGACCCCGACGGCAACAAGGAGATGCTTGCGCCCCACAAGGTGGACACCTCCGGCTACGAGAAGAAAGTGCAGGAGGAACAGGCGGCTGAAAAGCCTGAACAGAAACAGGAAGAACCTAAAAAACAGGAAGAGATGGAACAGAAAAATGAACAGAATCAGGAAAGCCCGCAGCAGACGCAGGGCAACCGGGGCTACCAGCCCATCGACGAGAGCAAGATCAACTGGCAGGAGCTGGAAGAGAAATGGGGCGTGAAACGCGATGACCTTGAGAAGTCCGGCGACCTGACCAAGATGCTCAACTACGGCAAATCCGATTTGGTGAGAGTGTCGCCCAATTTCGGCGGCGAGGCTTTCGAGCTGGACGCGCGCCTCTCCTTCAAGAAAGACAGCGAGGGTAATGTCAGCCTTGTGCCGCACTTCATACGCAAGGAGCAGAAGCTCGACGAGTACAAGGAACACAAGTTTTCCGATGAAGACCGTAAGAACCTGCGCGAAACGGGCAACCTCGGCAGGGTCGTGGACATCGTGGACAGGGAAACGGGCGAGATCATCCCCTCGTTCATCAGCATAGACCGCAAGACGAACGAGATTACCGACATCCCGGCAAACAAGGTGCGCATACCGGAGCGCATCGGCAAGACGGAAATCACCAAGCAGGAGCAGGACATGCTCCGCGCCGGGCTGCCCGTGCGCGACAAACTTATCGAGCGCAAGGACGGCAGGAAGTTCGTCACTACCCTTCAGGTGAACGTGGAGCAGCGCGGCGTGGAGTTCGTGCCGGGGACCGGCAGGTCGCCCCGTGCCGCACAGGCACAGGAAGCCAAGAACAATCCCATACAGGGACAGGCACAGGACGCGGAGAACGCCGCAGCCATACAGAACGGGCAACGCCGCAACTCGTGGACGAACGCCGACGGCAGTATCCGCCCCATCAGCAAATGGAGCGGCGTGGAGTTCACCGAGCAGCAGAAAGCCGACTACGTGGCGGGCAAAGCCGTGAAACTGGAGAACGTGACCGACAAGCAGGGCTTCCACGCCACGATGTACATCAGGTTCAATCCGGAGAAGGGACGTCCGTACCGCTACGACACCGACCCCGACAACGCACAGAAGGTCGCACCCTCCAACGAGAGCCGCACGCAGGTGGCGGTGAACAGCGAGGGCAAGACCAACGAAGCGACCAAGAACCTGAAAGAGCCGTTGCGGAAGGGACAGACCGCCCCGAAGGACACCGCGCAGCAACAGCAGCAGGAGAACGGCAAAAAGAGAAACAAGGGCATGAGGATGTAA
- a CDS encoding DUF1896 family protein, with amino-acid sequence MNNKKKNEGQTDFSYYGLYLLDYLRTNRFEQATDEAFIRERADRAAGTYERAMLEGYPAAGVQELAMRTLLEGLRYSKYAILREVVENEFADDVPEAERESFLQRLLPLVGNVFSIYDLADDNFALSPDYDLLYTELTGAVVLYIDEYGV; translated from the coding sequence ATGAACAACAAGAAGAAAAACGAGGGTCAGACCGACTTTTCCTACTACGGTCTGTACCTGCTGGACTATCTCAGAACAAACAGGTTTGAACAGGCGACCGACGAAGCCTTCATCCGTGAACGCGCCGACCGTGCCGCCGGAACGTATGAACGGGCAATGCTCGAAGGCTATCCTGCTGCTGGTGTGCAGGAACTGGCGATGCGCACGCTGCTGGAGGGACTTCGCTACTCCAAGTACGCCATCCTGCGCGAAGTCGTGGAAAACGAGTTTGCCGACGATGTGCCGGAAGCGGAGCGTGAATCCTTCCTGCAAAGGCTGCTGCCGCTTGTCGGAAACGTATTCTCCATTTATGACCTTGCGGACGACAATTTCGCCCTGTCGCCCGATTACGACCTGCTCTATACGGAGCTGACGGGGGCTGTCGTCCTTTATATCGACGAATATGGCGTTTAA
- a CDS encoding helix-turn-helix domain-containing protein, which yields MDTKNIERLFGCIMERLDRQEQMLEDLRNKRPEQPANAPEATKLLNGERLYDNQDLCLMLQVSKRSLQRYRSIGILPYLMLRQKSYYKESDVEKFLSEHLDEINKDRVEAYKARIR from the coding sequence ATGGACACAAAAAATATAGAAAGACTGTTCGGCTGCATCATGGAGCGGCTTGACAGGCAGGAGCAAATGCTTGAAGACCTCCGGAACAAGCGGCCGGAACAACCGGCGAACGCCCCTGAAGCGACAAAGCTGCTGAACGGAGAGCGTCTTTATGACAACCAAGACCTCTGCCTGATGCTTCAAGTCAGCAAACGTTCATTGCAACGCTACCGCAGCATCGGCATCCTGCCCTACCTGATGCTCCGTCAGAAATCCTACTATAAGGAGTCAGACGTGGAAAAATTTCTCTCGGAGCATCTTGACGAAATCAACAAGGACCGGGTCGAGGCTTATAAGGCCCGCATCAGATAA
- a CDS encoding site-specific integrase translates to MSRSTFKVLFYLKRNAPKKNGLIPVMCRITVNGKVSQFSSKLDVEESIWNVETGRLSGRSLVAQEGNRMLDKIRVGINRAYQEVCDADSYVTAEKVRNAYLGLGQNHKTLLAVFKQHNEDYAKMVGKMKSVRSYLKYRTVYNHLSEFIRQRYKMSDIALRELTPAFITDFELFLRTEKNHCTNTVWSYMMPFRSIIYTAINNGWLPRDPFYAYHITKEETKRGFLTKEEISLLINGTFKKKKYELIRDLFIFCTFTGLSWTDMYNLTEENLQTSFDGHLWIKTKRQKTGVESNIRLLEVPGHIIRKYSGMTGDGKLLPVPCYANCKNGIKAVAKLCGINKNITWHQARHSYATTICLSNGVPIETLSRMMGHTSIRSTQIYAKITAEKVSNDMERLAKQIESMEQFICQTI, encoded by the coding sequence ATGAGCAGAAGCACATTCAAAGTATTGTTCTATCTCAAGCGCAATGCGCCGAAGAAGAACGGATTGATTCCCGTGATGTGCCGTATCACGGTGAACGGAAAGGTATCACAGTTCAGCAGCAAACTGGACGTGGAGGAAAGCATCTGGAACGTGGAAACCGGGCGTCTGTCCGGTCGCAGCCTCGTGGCGCAGGAAGGTAACCGTATGCTTGACAAGATACGTGTGGGCATAAACCGTGCATATCAGGAAGTATGCGACGCGGACAGCTATGTCACGGCAGAGAAAGTACGCAACGCCTATCTGGGACTGGGACAGAACCACAAGACCCTGCTTGCCGTGTTCAAGCAACATAATGAGGACTACGCCAAGATGGTAGGAAAAATGAAAAGCGTGCGCAGCTACCTGAAATACCGCACCGTCTATAACCATCTGTCGGAGTTCATCAGACAACGCTACAAGATGAGCGACATCGCCTTGCGCGAGCTTACCCCGGCATTCATCACGGATTTTGAACTGTTCCTCCGCACGGAGAAGAACCATTGCACCAACACCGTCTGGTCGTACATGATGCCGTTTCGCAGCATCATCTATACAGCCATCAACAACGGCTGGCTTCCACGTGACCCGTTCTACGCCTACCACATCACCAAAGAGGAAACGAAACGCGGCTTTCTGACAAAGGAGGAAATAAGCCTGTTGATAAACGGGACGTTCAAAAAGAAAAAATATGAACTGATACGCGACCTGTTCATCTTTTGCACCTTCACGGGGCTGAGCTGGACGGACATGTATAACCTTACGGAAGAGAACCTGCAAACCTCCTTTGACGGTCATCTGTGGATCAAGACCAAACGACAGAAGACAGGCGTGGAATCCAACATCCGCCTGCTGGAAGTGCCGGGCCACATCATCCGGAAGTACAGCGGCATGACCGGGGACGGGAAACTGTTGCCCGTTCCCTGCTATGCGAACTGCAAGAACGGCATCAAGGCGGTGGCGAAACTGTGCGGCATCAATAAAAACATCACCTGGCATCAGGCCCGCCACAGCTATGCGACGACCATCTGCCTCTCCAACGGCGTGCCTATAGAAACCCTGTCCAGAATGATGGGACATACCAGTATCCGCAGCACGCAGATATACGCCAAGATTACGGCTGAAAAGGTGAGCAACGACATGGAACGCCTTGCCAAGCAGATAGAATCAATGGAACAGTTCATTTGCCAGACCATATAA
- a CDS encoding helix-turn-helix domain-containing protein — protein MKQEVLTLEQGLLADAFVSLKESHRKINRFTQKYNPLLDGDRFLTDKEVAELLKVSRRTLQKMRDEKTLPFIILGGKALYREYDIQALLERNYRKVED, from the coding sequence ATGAAACAGGAGGTTCTTACATTGGAGCAGGGCTTGTTGGCTGACGCGTTTGTGTCCCTGAAGGAGAGCCACAGGAAAATCAACCGTTTCACACAGAAGTACAACCCGTTGCTGGACGGCGACCGTTTCCTGACGGACAAAGAGGTGGCGGAACTGTTGAAAGTCAGCCGTCGCACCTTGCAGAAGATGCGTGATGAAAAGACACTTCCGTTCATAATCCTCGGCGGAAAGGCTCTGTACCGGGAATATGATATACAAGCGCTTCTGGAGAGGAACTACCGCAAGGTGGAGGATTGA
- a CDS encoding helix-turn-helix domain-containing protein, translating to MDMIMIEKSDFDKLVGRIEEIAEHIRKSENKRLSVDAERWISNREAMDILGVSPRTLQRYRDSGCIPFSKIGRNCRYRLSDIERALEMYMIDGTAAKPDVLHRQYLIRTRKMYIRPEKT from the coding sequence ATGGATATGATAATGATTGAAAAATCCGATTTCGACAAGCTGGTCGGACGTATAGAAGAAATTGCGGAGCATATCCGCAAGAGTGAAAACAAGAGGCTCTCCGTTGATGCGGAACGGTGGATTTCCAACCGGGAAGCGATGGACATTCTCGGAGTAAGCCCGCGCACCCTGCAACGCTACCGGGACAGCGGCTGCATACCATTCTCCAAAATAGGCAGGAATTGCCGTTACCGCCTGTCCGATATAGAGCGTGCATTGGAAATGTATATGATTGACGGAACGGCGGCAAAGCCTGACGTCCTGCACCGGCAATACCTTATCCGCACAAGGAAAATGTATATCCGACCGGAAAAGACCTAA
- a CDS encoding phosphotransferase translates to MKRCDLHIHTVPSVSDRMFTYDKDVLLDYVAKTKLDVIAITNHNLFDYAQYQEIKDALTQIVVLPGIEVDLENGHILVIANNDDGTLFDFNSKCEEVKNLIKTKDDDISYDTFIRIFGDLSKYLLIPHYEKEPKLHKDTIEKLGRNIIAGEVSSVKKFIYMEKEDTELTPVYFSDFRIEKGVTPDKYPVSHTFFDVDQVNVNTLKLCLMDKTKVTLTSEKGIKLFQIFPNGQMLSTGLNIMFGKRSTGKTHTLNAIASRFEGKAKYIKQFELLNTSRSDSEQFENDLKVRQENSAEDYLREFSVIVTDVLKTCSADEDEMKLQKYLEAVMSSAQQSDVNDVFSKSKLFNESDFKELSFDEIKKLINATLTLLESQLYKSLVNKHLPEASLKSLLKELIEQCRKDNVANLYFKEVNNIIKMVKESLQLKSAAPRIPNIDLYQYFINKKKREIFAQVAIAIKKSRTISTEKAGHFTISVSARPFVNATDLKTVGLKQVSLTNAFAKYGNPIQYLDELKAAGVESNRIYKLFAAIDYRILNSSGLPVSGGERSEFNFLQKIKDAILCDILIIDEPESSFDNLFLKNEVNKFIKEMAENMPVIISTHNNTIGGSIKPDYILYTEKKIEADGVHFNIYSGYPTAQTLRDVKGNTIENYEITLNSLEAGEQAYSERKDIYETLKN, encoded by the coding sequence ATGAAAAGATGTGATTTACATATTCATACAGTGCCATCTGTATCAGATAGGATGTTTACTTATGATAAAGACGTTTTGTTGGATTATGTTGCAAAAACAAAATTGGATGTAATTGCTATCACAAATCACAACTTGTTTGACTACGCACAATATCAAGAAATCAAGGATGCATTGACGCAAATAGTTGTTTTACCCGGTATTGAAGTAGATTTGGAGAATGGGCATATTCTTGTCATAGCGAATAACGATGACGGGACGCTGTTTGATTTTAATTCAAAATGTGAAGAAGTAAAAAATCTAATCAAAACTAAGGATGATGATATTTCTTATGATACATTCATTAGAATATTTGGAGATTTGAGTAAATATTTACTTATACCACATTATGAAAAAGAACCAAAACTTCATAAAGATACCATCGAGAAATTGGGAAGAAACATAATAGCAGGTGAAGTGTCGAGCGTCAAGAAATTTATTTATATGGAGAAGGAGGATACAGAACTTACGCCTGTCTATTTCAGTGACTTTAGAATAGAAAAAGGTGTTACGCCAGATAAGTATCCTGTCAGCCATACATTTTTTGATGTTGATCAGGTGAATGTCAATACACTGAAACTCTGTCTAATGGATAAGACAAAGGTTACTTTGACCTCAGAAAAAGGAATTAAACTTTTTCAGATATTCCCGAATGGACAGATGTTATCAACGGGGCTTAATATTATGTTTGGGAAACGTTCTACAGGGAAAACTCATACCTTGAATGCCATTGCTAGCCGTTTTGAAGGAAAGGCCAAATACATTAAACAATTTGAACTGCTCAATACTAGTAGGAGTGATTCTGAACAGTTTGAAAATGATTTGAAGGTAAGACAAGAAAATTCTGCAGAGGATTACTTGCGCGAGTTTAGCGTTATAGTAACAGATGTATTGAAAACTTGTTCAGCCGATGAGGATGAGATGAAATTGCAGAAGTACCTTGAAGCGGTTATGTCTTCAGCACAGCAAAGCGATGTTAACGATGTTTTCTCAAAGTCAAAACTGTTTAATGAAAGCGATTTCAAAGAACTAAGTTTTGATGAGATTAAAAAACTTATCAATGCAACACTGACTTTATTAGAATCACAGCTTTACAAATCGCTTGTCAATAAGCATTTGCCCGAAGCCTCACTGAAGTCACTCTTAAAAGAATTGATAGAACAATGTCGGAAGGATAACGTTGCCAACTTGTATTTCAAAGAAGTTAATAACATAATCAAGATGGTAAAGGAGTCGCTACAATTGAAATCTGCAGCACCTCGTATTCCCAATATAGACTTATACCAATACTTCATCAATAAGAAAAAGCGTGAAATTTTTGCCCAAGTAGCTATAGCGATAAAGAAAAGCAGAACTATTAGCACGGAAAAGGCCGGACATTTTACAATCAGTGTGTCCGCACGCCCATTTGTGAATGCTACAGATTTGAAAACTGTCGGATTAAAACAGGTGTCACTTACTAACGCTTTTGCAAAGTATGGGAACCCTATTCAGTATTTAGATGAATTAAAGGCGGCAGGCGTTGAGAGTAATCGTATTTATAAGTTGTTTGCAGCCATAGATTACAGAATACTTAATTCTTCAGGCTTGCCTGTATCCGGTGGGGAACGTTCGGAGTTTAACTTCTTGCAGAAAATTAAAGATGCTATTCTATGTGACATTCTCATTATTGATGAACCAGAGTCTTCGTTTGATAATCTCTTTTTGAAGAACGAGGTAAATAAGTTTATTAAGGAAATGGCAGAGAATATGCCAGTGATTATTTCTACGCATAATAATACAATAGGAGGTTCTATAAAGCCAGATTACATTCTTTATACGGAAAAAAAGATAGAGGCAGATGGAGTTCATTTCAACATTTATAGCGGCTACCCAACAGCCCAAACCCTAAGGGATGTTAAAGGAAATACCATTGAGAATTACGAAATCACGTTGAACAGTTTAGAAGCTGGTGAACAAGCTTATTCAGAAAGGAAAGATATTTATGAAACACTTAAAAATTGA
- a CDS encoding tyrosine-type recombinase/integrase, with the protein MKKKINLQAIQIASYLHEWLEYYVPSIKACSPHTKRNYKISVTLYAEFLKKVKGILPETLNAECFCRKYIMEWIIWMKSDRNCTLATCNVRLSALRAFLKYVADRDMTYMAVFLQAENIPNEKTPKRKVIGLSKKAVKAILSVPNQRTATGFRDFTLMLLLYSTAIRVNELLTLKISNIVMDCTKPHMIVIGKGRKKRPLPLLSQPVQCLKRYLKKYHPKYNDMDALIFYSKSKGVYAPMSAENVNKMLKKYALIAHETCEDVPLNLHAHQFRHAKASHWLENGMNIAQISYLLGHECIQTTMAYLDITTEQEEKALETLENESQKNMAKKWKNNKT; encoded by the coding sequence ATGAAAAAGAAGATTAACTTACAAGCAATACAGATTGCTAGTTATTTACATGAGTGGCTTGAGTACTATGTGCCCTCAATAAAAGCTTGTAGCCCTCACACGAAAAGAAACTATAAAATTTCAGTGACACTCTATGCTGAGTTTCTTAAGAAAGTGAAAGGCATTTTACCGGAAACATTGAATGCAGAGTGCTTCTGTAGGAAATATATCATGGAATGGATTATTTGGATGAAAAGCGATAGGAATTGTACCCTTGCAACATGCAATGTAAGGTTGTCAGCCTTACGTGCCTTCTTGAAATATGTAGCGGACAGAGATATGACTTATATGGCCGTATTTCTACAAGCTGAGAACATTCCCAATGAGAAAACGCCTAAAAGAAAAGTTATTGGCTTAAGCAAAAAGGCTGTTAAAGCCATATTGTCTGTCCCAAATCAAAGAACGGCAACAGGTTTTCGTGATTTCACATTGATGCTACTTTTGTACTCTACAGCTATACGTGTTAATGAACTCCTTACATTGAAGATTAGTAATATCGTCATGGATTGTACTAAACCTCACATGATTGTCATAGGAAAAGGGAGAAAGAAACGCCCACTTCCTCTTTTGTCTCAACCAGTGCAATGTTTAAAGAGATACCTCAAGAAATACCATCCGAAATATAATGATATGGATGCACTAATCTTTTATTCAAAAAGCAAAGGAGTATATGCTCCTATGTCTGCCGAAAATGTGAACAAAATGCTGAAAAAATATGCCTTAATAGCTCATGAAACTTGTGAAGATGTACCATTGAACTTACATGCCCATCAATTCAGGCATGCCAAGGCTTCACATTGGCTTGAAAATGGAATGAACATAGCTCAAATTTCATATTTGCTTGGACATGAGTGTATCCAAACCACAATGGCGTATCTTGATATAACTACAGAACAAGAAGAGAAAGCTTTGGAAACGCTTGAAAACGAGAGTCAAAAGAATATGGCAAAGAAATGGAAAAATAATAAAACATGA